aacagAACCATTcagtttactttgtcttaactgaacttCTTTTCCTAcggacacaacccaaagattgaTGTCGGCTAcgtccactgcctgaaagacagtggttgatggaacgttttttaaaCTCGCTAAATCTTCATCGCCTCCCTTGTGCTGACTTATTCTACCacaaaaactggattccatgagGTCGATCAAagcttgagctcgtcctttctcagcagCAAGTAAGGCTTCATCAATATTACCTTGTTTtacgagaactctccacaaacccgtGTACGCCGTTTGATACTGATTTCGAAAATTGACTTTCCATTCATCTTCAGATTTTAgaagtactctcaaggaattgTATAAGGTTATGGCAGCTTGGTAATGTTCAACGGCTTTTGGCAGTCCACCCAGCAACTCAAAAACGCACCCTGATGAATAGTTAACCGATGCCTCCATGGATTTGTCTTTgacttctttggcaattttaaGCGCTAGCTTGTATAATTTGTTGGCCTTGATCAAATCTCCCTGAGTTCGATACACATTGCCGAGATTACCATAAGCACTACCCTCCCcttgcttgtctcctacttctttagctattttaagaagTAGAGTGttgtactctatggctttttcaAAATCCCTCAGACTGTAATAatcattgccaagattgccataagcgccACCCTCCCcttgcttgtctcctacttgttTGGCTATTTTAAGAgctaggttgtggtactctatggcttttttgaaatcacccaatctgtaataagcattgccaagattgccataagcgttaccctccccatacttgtctcctacttctttaactatttcaagatgtaggttgtggtactctatagCTTTTTTGAAATCCCCCAGACTGTAATAATCATTGCCAAGACAGCAATAggcaccaccctccccatgcttatctcctacttctttaactattttaagatttaggttgtggtactctatggcttttttgaaatcacccagacggtcaTAAGCATTACCAAGATTGCCATAGGCGTTACCCTCCCCAGGCTTctctcctacttctttagctattttaagattttggttgtggtactctatggctttttttaaatcacccagactataataggcattgccaagattgccataagcaccaccctccaTATGCTggtctcctacttctttagctattttaagatctaggttgtggtactctatggcctttttgaaatcacccagatgGTCATAAGCATTGtcaagattgccataagcacgaccctccccatgcttgtctcctacttctttagctatttcaagatgtaggttgtggtactcgatggcttttttgaaatcacccagacggtcaTAAGCATtaccaagattgccataagcgttacccttcccatgcttgtctcctacatctttagctattttaagatgtaggttgtggtactctatggctttttttaaatcacctaGACAACGATACCCATTGCCAAGATTACTATAAGCgtgaccctccccatgcttgtctcctacatCTTTAGCAATTTTAAGATCTAActtgtggtactctatggcttttacAAAATCACCAAGACTCAGATGAGCATTGCCAAGGCTACCATAAGCGTAACCCTCCCCAtacttgtctcctacttctttagctattttaagatgtaggttgtggtactctagtgcttttttgaaatcacccagactgtaataatcattgccaagattgccatacGAACCACCCTCCCCGTGCTTGTCTCCTACtactttagctattttaagatctaggcTGTgatactctatggcttttttgaaatcacccagactccGATGcgcattgccaagattgccataagcagcACCCTCCCCTCTCTTGTCgcctacttctttagctattttaagatgtacgttgtggtactctatggcttttttgaaatcacccagttTGAAATAAGCACTGCCAAGATTGCCAaaagcaccaccctccccacgcttatctcctacttctttagctattttaaaatttaggttgtggtactctatggcttttttgaaatcacccagacggtcaTAAGCATTACCAAGATtaccataagcgttaccctcaccatgcttgtctcctacttctttagctattttaagatgtacgttgtggtactctatggcttttttgaaatcagcTAGAATGTAATAAGCATTGCCTAGATTGCCATAAGTGTAACCCTCCcaatgcttgtctcctacttcctTAGCTATTTTTAGATGTAGGTTGTAGTAGTCTAtgggtttttttaaatcacccagactgtcataagcattgccaagattgccataactgttaccctccccatgcttgcCTCCCCAATTATCGAAGTCCatgactttcttgacatcacctgaacttgcaccACCATGGTCATAGCTAATATGATCTTTTTCCCCCACGGACTCATCTCCCACTTCtctgacagactgaagtcttaatgacaTCAAAATCCTGTTATTTTTGCCAATcttcttttttatgttaaggttaaaaaaaaaacaaaataaaaagttaatttttctgATCACGTTGGTATATAATAGTCCAATTTTTACGGTTGCGTGCTTGGTTCCCAcgcctttgaacaggagtgtgGCTGTGGGTGACTTTGTTACGATAAAACATAGCTGcttatcaaatgcaaattactttgttattaaGCTCACTAGAAACTGGTCTCTAACACTACAAGGTCACCTtgagcctcactccaaatcaaaggctcagaaactaagtacacaactgtaaaatggcctattaggAGGACTTGCGTGAAAGGTAGATGTAACCAACATTCAGTCTTAAAGGCAGTTATGAAGTAAATCTAAACATCACAAAAAGTTTCCTTCTGTGTGCAACCTCAAATTTTGACGCGAAATATCTAAATATATCCCTTGTTTCCCGGCAAAAACTGGGAAACACTTGCTtgatttttacataaaaatagttttaaaatcgGACTTATATTTTACAGCAGTGGGAGAAATGAGTCTACATGACAAATGTGCCTTTAAAAGTTGTACTTGTCCATAGAAAAATGCGACGAAAATTTCCGGGTCTCTGAGTAGTGGAAAACATTTAAAGGGAGGAAAATCAACATAATATGTATAAATATTGCCAAGCTTCTTTTTCTGACTTGTTTCAGAGAGATCGTCTACCCACGTACCATGTATAAACTGGGTGAATATTAGTCTTTTAACTAAACTAATGTACCAGTTGTGGCATGGATAGTATGATTAAGTCATGGCTAAAAGGAGTATATAGTCATGAGGTATCAACTTTTCCCACAGTTTTTGATCACACACACTCAAAGTATGAGATGACaagttcccatcataattatataatgaaataattctCTGCATTTCCTCCCTTAAAACGTCAAATTATGGAATATTTCCATTATACCCacgattaaaaaattaaagattccttcaaaggatacagctaatcccttatcacaccaagtgattgcttcttcaaatctcttcagttTAACACAGGCAGTGGCTCCTATAGGCAACGACACAAAGAAGCAAATAAGTACTATAGCTCAACTACAAGAAAAGAACAATAAACCACTGAAAGCTGTATCATTAgaccagaaaaatgaaaacaaaacaaaaaaaactaaaaggaaaagaattaaCAGGCCCTCTTAGGGTTCAGTTATATTAGGTTTTGATAAttgaaacttctaagaacatTTTAATTGGGATGGACAATTCCCACAAAATCACTAAGAGATATGGATAGTATATAAGATATGCAATGCgaaaaccaaaaaatgaaacttatttcttaaaattttttattaaggTACATTTTTAAGATAATCTTTTAGAACTAAGTTAAATTTGACTTCAATCAAaatccaaaaaaatatatttgattaGTATTAATGTTTGCATGTTTCCCTTTAGTTTGAGTTAACATATTTGATTTACTTAATCAGTCTATAATTGATTCCTAGGAAGTGACTCAAACTAAGGTTTGAAGTTCACCAAGAATAAGATTTACTCATGCCATCTCTATAGTTACATTATTATTACATCTATTATAGCACTTGAAGTTGAGTTATGCTTGATGAATGAGGAAAGATTGCTTATAATTTTGAGTTGAGTTAGGTCCTTACTTCTTTTTGAAATAGCCAGATGGTGACTCAACATTAATCTGACACCACTACCTCACTCAGTGAGCAAAGGAAACTAAAATACTcattctgaaattttgctttgcattcgGCATTGAGTTTTTCATCCAACTCAAAAGAATAATCTCATCATAATGGAGTCACAGCACAGCAGTCATGAGCTAGATTCAAATGTATATCAGCGTGGTCTCAACCTCGTAATGAAAGTCAATTGAGACGAGATTTAACTTCATTTAAACTTAGAGTgttgaattctttttttaattactattaCAGCACAGCTAccatatctaacctctcacaattgccttgAGAAAAGTTGGATGTAACTCAATGACTGCTTCAGCATCCCTcagtgaatcctggtgatttcctgtttttaaataaatatcacTGGTTAGCTGTACTTACAGCAAACCCAcattttacattaattttggAACAGCTTGTTATGCTCAttgatatctggggtaagaggCTACTTCTTTTTATGTATGAGAGGCAAAGATATAGCATCTATATGTTTTCCAGAGAACTTCTTTTTGAGCATacattcaaaatttaatgataaaaaattgtgataaaacATTTCGTAAAAGCATGTTAAAAATATGTTAAACAACAATGCGTTGTTTATTCTCTTACATGTGATCTGTGTGATTCAGCTTATGTAGGCTTTACAGCTTGACACCTCCATCAACGTATTGTTGAACATAAAAACTCTGCGATCCATGGGGATACTAGCCTCCTCAAAGAAAGCCAATTCGGCATTCTAGAAAAGTGCCAAGGAAAATTTGACTTTCTTGTCGATGAGATGCTATTCATCAAGCAGCGCAATCCTTGTCTCAACATGCAGACCAGGGTTGCACACTTAATTTTGAGAGCAATCGCCATTCGGGCGAGTAACCCTCCAAATGCACTCGCCCGGATAAGTTTTCACTCGCCCAAAAAgttaccccccctcccctggTCACTCCAACATTTTagtcatcttttattttaactgaaccactgaattttatttcacaaGACTGATGAAAGACTTTTCAGTTACAATACAAGTGCCACAAAGGTTAATACGTAGTCTGTTAATGTTTTAGTTGCTCTTCACAGCAGGAATTTTTCTAGTTTGTCTAGCACCATTTCCTCCGAAATTTCTCCCCATCGTCATCCACCTTCTCTCTGAATAGtacttcatcttcatcttcctcCTCCTCAAGTTTTGGAAACAGTGGTTGAGATGGCCCAGGAGTTGCAGTTGCATCTTCTTCTACGTCCATAACGTCAGCTTCTTGTCGAGATTGCGCTGGTCCAGGGGCTGCAGTCGTATCATCTTCAACTTCTATGATGTCACCTCCATGCTTCTCCAATCTTGCTCGCTTCCTTCAATTTTCAACTTACCAGGGGAACACGCATTGATCATGAACAATTCGCTTGCAACGTTGTCGCGCACGTGGTAGACCGAGCGGTTTTTAACTTCAATGAAAAATTCTAGTTTAAGAACTTAAACCCCAAGAAATCACAATAGAGGCACTTACTTTAtatttcacatatttttttattgatgaatCTTGGTGAGGGCTCGATAGTGACCAGCAGTATCACTTTGCAAAAGTACACGGATTATGTAATTATCACAAGGCGGAAGCCATTATTGTTTTCTATTCTGCGAAGCCCAATGTTGCGCTTCAGCGCCCATTTTTTGGACAATTTGGAGTATAAAACTTTGCCATACAGATATGGACTATGGTAAGTTTGTGTTTAGAGATTTCTCGGCAAAACAGAGTATAAAAAACAtcgtttattttgcaatttaatCAATTTCTTGGCGATGAAAAATCGCACTCGCCAAACGGGCGAGTGATCTGTGATTTGCACTCGCCCGACACTTTTGACACTCGCCTGGGCGAGTGGGCGAGCGCTAATGTCCAACCCTGGCAGACTGATTCTATTCGCgcaaaactctttgtttaaagGAACAATCCATTACCTATTGTCTTTTTTAGtattcaaaaattttttatctttcattctTGTTAATGACGTTAGCGAAACATCGAAACATCATCAACATACTTTTAATATGCTTTTACgaaatgttttatcgcaattttttatcgttaaatgttttaaaaaacgCCTCTTTTTCGtacattcaaaattatcaccttttCAAGAAAATTACTACTAACAGCCTATagcttcaaaaaagaaataaaagcatgtTAAAGCTCTCATTGTCTTACCAAGTTTAAAAAGTGCAATAGCCCTGTTGTTGTACAGTCTGGCTTTCAGTTCTTTCACATTgcagtttattttaattccttcggtgtaaaaatgaatagcattgatgaaatctcctttcttgaaggcctcattaccctcattcctataagcatcagctgtggctgcaaagaaaaaataaataataattcatGTCAAAGTCTGTGGTTGTAGTTAATTAGTGTAAAAGcagagctgccaagatctggagattaaaaatctgcagatttttccttttgttccagCTGCCACTTTAGCACCTGCCCGACTTGACCTATCCCCCTTAGCTGACATCTgcatccccccctccccccctcacAGGACAAACCCCACTCAGTTAATTTATAAGAGACGGTTTTTTGGTTGAAAGCTCATCCAATCACACTCAGTTGTTGTTTTGGTTACCATTTAGAAGAAAGTGTAATCCTGGCGCCtactttaaaataattcaagcacaatcaagaaaattaagatAAGAACCCTAAGATAACTACAATAACTTTGGATATGGGAAACCCGGagttgaaatgttttatttctgtGAGGAATTGACCCAAATCCTCATTTATCTTGAAGGTTTGATGACCCATATGGGAGACCCAGAGTCTTGTTCTGTTTCTGTGAGAcgcaatttttatataaaaagcAACAATTAGCAACTGCAACTTTCAACGCATTGACCAAgttttaaaacctagaccttatgcacttttttcttctgagccattcaTTAGTGAAAGTGCACTATCTACCTTAAACACCTCCACATCTGATGATATATAACACATGCTTTCTAATGGAAAGTCTTGACGCTTCTGATTCAAATCCCCAATGCCAGTCAGGCAATGTTCAATCTCTCCCCTACCCCCCTCCCTTTGGCTTAGATGATGATCAAAAGACTGTTGCTTGAAGAGAAGGAAGAGACTGTTAAAGCTTTCAAATCCACTGCTGCATTGTAATgggaagatgatgatgatgatgttgatgatgttACTTATGAAATGGATGTTAAATGATGATCAGAGAAAGTCTttacttattataactttgtgtaCTTGCTTTGAATTCTTAGAAAAGCAAATGTCAAAGATTTCTGTGTCATAGATCCTCTCAATGAACAGCATTATGTAATCATACAAGAGAGTCATGACtggccaaatatcctttaaatTGGTCATAAAGTGCATATATTGTTCTCCATATCTGcttacattcttgaaactgGTGAAATAGAAAAATGTGATAACTGAAGCTGAAGTTGAACATAGCTCACCTTTTAAAGTGTCCTCATCaaaatctggtgcattttccttttcaggtaagtcttcattttcacatggaacttTAATTGGACTTCTTGctgtagccatagcaactgtaagaaCATGCTTGTTCCAAAAAGTTGCAGTTTTAAGTTATCCTGGCCTAAAGAAAAGATGGTTACAAATGGTGATAAACATCAGCTCAACATATAACCCAGTagcaaaataaactgaaaatgttttctcttcCGACAATGGGAGAGATACACAGACACAAAATCACAACTTGAGTCAGTTAATATTAATGGCatacaaaaaatgaaagcagcaaaagaacaaaagatgcATATACTGAAGAAAACAAGCATTACTATTTAAGCAAACAGTAATTCACTTCTCGTTATaataaatttttagatttttgaAATATATTCCCAAGTGCCTGAgataaattaggaaaaaatcaTCATCTTTGTGTTGCaagttcatataatttgtaacaGCAGCAATTTAAATCACTTAAACTAAGAAGCTGTAGGTAGTTAGGTAAAGTCTGTATTTGAGCAGTGGCCTGTCCAGGCCCTGAGCTCATAATCCTGGTTTCCTCCAATGAAGCCACTAGGAGTATTACCACTCCTCCCTAAATGGGATAACAGTCCATCCCATGGTTACCTCACACCCTTCCCCCCtggcatttcatcaggcttctcCAACTAATTTCTGCTTCCCATTTAgactcctgggtggagaggggcATCGTACAGATGGGGGTTGGTTCAACTGGTATGCTTATTGTAGGAAAAACATTGGAATGCATTAACCCTTAAATGCATGATTACTCGGGCTTATTAACACAGGTAGGCCGGGTctaagtttcatttttctatcTAATATCTATCTATTGCCAATGTTGAGAGTGTGTAAGCCTGCATTGCTTGACAGTCTGTGGTATTCCTCTACAAGTATGAAAGCAAGGCAACTGTGAAAATGAGGTGGCTGACAAGAAAACTGACTTGGTGTGCTCTTCATAGGTCTCTTTGTTCTCTGCTACTTGTTGGAATACTCAAATTACCTACAAACCCATACACTATTCATGGTAGACTCACACTTAATCAATGAAGTATGATATATCATCATACCTTTATGTTACCTTCAAGGTTTTAAGCTCTGTTTGTGTTTAGGCTGTTATGATATGAGTAATTAATGATTGAACAtgttacttgaaatttatataaataaaaagACCGAAGCCTGCACAAATATGATTAACCTATACCTTCAAGCATTTAAGCTTGGCTGATGTTTATGCAGCTGTTATGATATGTATAATTCACAATTGGATTAACATGTTAATTGAAATTTATATAGATAAAAAAACCCTGCACAAACATGAGTAAATTGTACCATCAAGCATTTAAGCTTCAAATGTTATGCTGTAATGATATGACTTGTATAGTTAATGATTGAACTTGTTATTGATGtcttatttgaaatttatataGATTAGAAAATCCTTAAGTTTATGAACTTAAGGTGAATTTGCCAATTTTGGTATATACATAGTTCTGCAGAAAGATGATGCGcttcaaatattccttttccACCTGATAACAAAGGCCACAAACACTTTCTCCAAGCTTGAATTTTGGGAGATATGCATGCTGCTTAAAGCTCTCACCAATTGGAGGCCTCTCGGACTTCTTTTTAGGTTTTAATCCTTTGACACCCAAGATCTctttaataattctccttactgtctgccatacaatatTTATGATgctatttctgagaatttggtactgaaTCAACTACAAAATCcttaaacttaaattttttttcattctcatcacctatctgattgatattgtattgatattgtaacgagaaattctatcttggtcattcatggaagttaaagggtgaaatgaTTGCTTGTATTTCCAAGGTCCTCATGCAAAGATATTCTTTCTGTGTCACACATACAAAGCCTAGGTAAACACCTGTAGGCATctagtttattttgaaatggatttcaGTACTGTATAAGTGCTGACATTTTTGGTTTAGCTATACATGTATACAacaaattgttattgttaaacCTCCTCATAGTTCTATGTTTTGTgtaaaaagttgattttttttaatacttacATTAATTCTGTTGCTAATGTAGAGTAACAAGGAAATCAATGGTTCTGGAATTCAAAATAGCCTAAGATACAACTGTAAACAGtgaattatttttgcaaaaGCCAGTACTAACTTCTGACTAAGAGAATATTGGCTCAAGGTTGTGTCAGTGTACAAATGACATATTTAGTGCCAATGTTCCCAAGTATGGCTCAAGAAAGCAAGGTAACAGTCATGCACCAGTGTCACCTGGactaaatttgtttatttttaatttcctggCTTCCAAGTAAAAACTACATATTTTATGATTGTCTGTATGGTGCAACAATGGTCCGTTTGGCAAAATCCtgaccaagtaagaaccaatcagaagtCTTGAATTTACCCCAGGACTAACCTTGCCATTGtgataacataaattatcaCCAGACACATACTTGGATGTGTGCAGCCAATAATAAGTATACCAGTTTtgataaaaagttaaaaaaaaaattgatcagaaGTATTTACATGATGTGATTAATGACTGATCATGTATTGATTAGCAGAtgacaaaaggtaaaaatttacTCAGATACTAATCAATCACTCTAAATCATTACTAGTTGGTGAATTGGATTCCTAAAAATCGGAAAGAGTTAATTGAAAGGAAGCTTGCAATAAATCACTAGCTGACATCtgtagaaaaattatttagtcTAAGTACTTAACAAGGAAATCAGTATAACAGCACAGTTTAAAAGGAGAATCTAAGTAGtctatcaaaaagaaaaaatatttctttcaaactataaaataataaacacGATCACATGAAATACGCTGGGAATGTTTATCGCTTTTTGATCAAATGCATCGTAAATACGGGAGCAAATTTAGTAAATACTTATATAAGCCCGACATGAAAGCTAGTGTAAAACACGATTGTGAGGATGTGCAACATGACGTGCTGAAAACTGAAAGTGTTTCGATCATCAGCGCTTGCACTAAATCAAATCGATAATTTGGATATTACTTTTAACTCTCACGAATTACTTTTTTTGTCCAAGGTAAATGCCAAGTATTGACTGCGAATTTTAGCTAATTCGACAGCTGTAGCTTGTTCGAACAAGCTAAACTTAAGTAGCTTATAAGTAACACGAAGCGGCAAAGCAATTAATACACGCCAGAATCAATAAAGGTTAGCAATCCTCGTTAGTTAACTGCAGGAACGTCTTTCATGGCCggaaatcagagaaaattaggacagattaagaacatgtgaaagagaaaaagttagCTGAGAAACTTGGAATAAAAGTATTACCTTCAATTATGTTCAAAAATCTGATACAAACATGCGTTCTTAC
The sequence above is a segment of the Pocillopora verrucosa isolate sample1 chromosome 13, ASM3666991v2, whole genome shotgun sequence genome. Coding sequences within it:
- the LOC136277703 gene encoding tetratricopeptide repeat protein 28-like isoform X1 is translated as MATARSPIKVPCENEDLPEKENAPDFDEDTLKATADAYRNEGNEAFKKGDFINAIHFYTEGIKINCNVKELKARLYNNRAIALFKLGNHQDSLRDAEAVIELHPTFLKAIVRGATACVKLKRFEEAITWCDKGLAKIGKNNRILMSLRLQSVREVGDESVGEKDHISYDHGGASSGDVKKVMDFDNWGGKHGEGNSYGNLGNAYDSLGDLKKPIDYYNLHLKIAKEVGDKHWEGYTYGNLGNAYYILADFKKAIEYHNVHLKIAKEVGDKHGEGNAYGNLGNAYDRLGDFKKAIEYHNLNFKIAKEVGDKRGEGGAFGNLGSAYFKLGDFKKAIEYHNVHLKIAKEVGDKRGEGAAYGNLGNAHRSLGDFKKAIEYHSLDLKIAKVVGDKHGEGGSYGNLGNDYYSLGDFKKALEYHNLHLKIAKEVGDKYGEGYAYGSLGNAHLSLGDFVKAIEYHKLDLKIAKDVGDKHGEGHAYSNLGNGYRCLGDLKKAIEYHNLHLKIAKDVGDKHGKGNAYGNLGNAYDRLGDFKKAIEYHNLHLEIAKEVGDKHGEGRAYGNLDNAYDHLGDFKKAIEYHNLDLKIAKEVGDQHMEGGAYGNLGNAYYSLGDLKKAIEYHNQNLKIAKEVGEKPGEGNAYGNLGNAYDRLGDFKKAIEYHNLNLKIVKEVGDKHGEGGAYCCLGNDYYSLGDFKKAIEYHNLHLEIVKEVGDKYGEGNAYGNLGNAYYRLGDFKKAIEYHNLALKIAKQVGDKQGEGGAYGNLGNDYYSLRDFEKAIEYNTLLLKIAKEVGDKQGEGSAYGNLGNVYRTQGDLIKANKLYKLALKIAKEVKDKSMEASVNYSSGCVFELLGGLPKAVEHYQAAITLYNSLRVLLKSEDEWKVNFRNQYQTAYTGLWRVLVKQGNIDEALLAAEKGRAQALIDLMESSFCGRISQHKGGDEDLASLKNVPSTTVFQAVDVADINLWVVSVGKEVQLRQSKLNGSVSENSGASQPFESFMLGVYKQLGVRSNVRCENRSLDALRESRSKVDEKTEEDNPQPPIQQNECLSALYDTVMRPVADLVEGHELLIIPDGPLWLAPYAALKDRNSKYLCESFRIRLAPSLTSLRLIADCPDGYHKSSGALLVGDPWVAEVTNSKGEIILEQLPCAKEEVEMIGKILNITPITGRQATKGEVLKRISSVSLVHFAAHGCMETGQIALTPDPDRRSTVPTEEDYILTIGDVLNVQLRAKLVVLSCCHSGQGEVKAEGVVGIARAFMGAGARSVVVSLWAIDDEATLEFMKCFYQHLAEGKPASKSLNLAMKSLRESDEFRDIKYWAPFLLIGDDITLDFMA
- the LOC136277703 gene encoding tetratricopeptide repeat protein 28-like isoform X2, with protein sequence MATARSPIKVPCENEDLPEKENAPDFDEDTLKATADAYRNEGNEAFKKGDFINAIHFYTEGIKINCNVKELKARLYNNRAIALFKLGNHQDSLRDAEAVIELHPTFLKAIVRGATACVKLKRFEEAITWCDKGLAIGKNNRILMSLRLQSVREVGDESVGEKDHISYDHGGASSGDVKKVMDFDNWGGKHGEGNSYGNLGNAYDSLGDLKKPIDYYNLHLKIAKEVGDKHWEGYTYGNLGNAYYILADFKKAIEYHNVHLKIAKEVGDKHGEGNAYGNLGNAYDRLGDFKKAIEYHNLNFKIAKEVGDKRGEGGAFGNLGSAYFKLGDFKKAIEYHNVHLKIAKEVGDKRGEGAAYGNLGNAHRSLGDFKKAIEYHSLDLKIAKVVGDKHGEGGSYGNLGNDYYSLGDFKKALEYHNLHLKIAKEVGDKYGEGYAYGSLGNAHLSLGDFVKAIEYHKLDLKIAKDVGDKHGEGHAYSNLGNGYRCLGDLKKAIEYHNLHLKIAKDVGDKHGKGNAYGNLGNAYDRLGDFKKAIEYHNLHLEIAKEVGDKHGEGRAYGNLDNAYDHLGDFKKAIEYHNLDLKIAKEVGDQHMEGGAYGNLGNAYYSLGDLKKAIEYHNQNLKIAKEVGEKPGEGNAYGNLGNAYDRLGDFKKAIEYHNLNLKIVKEVGDKHGEGGAYCCLGNDYYSLGDFKKAIEYHNLHLEIVKEVGDKYGEGNAYGNLGNAYYRLGDFKKAIEYHNLALKIAKQVGDKQGEGGAYGNLGNDYYSLRDFEKAIEYNTLLLKIAKEVGDKQGEGSAYGNLGNVYRTQGDLIKANKLYKLALKIAKEVKDKSMEASVNYSSGCVFELLGGLPKAVEHYQAAITLYNSLRVLLKSEDEWKVNFRNQYQTAYTGLWRVLVKQGNIDEALLAAEKGRAQALIDLMESSFCGRISQHKGGDEDLASLKNVPSTTVFQAVDVADINLWVVSVGKEVQLRQSKLNGSVSENSGASQPFESFMLGVYKQLGVRSNVRCENRSLDALRESRSKVDEKTEEDNPQPPIQQNECLSALYDTVMRPVADLVEGHELLIIPDGPLWLAPYAALKDRNSKYLCESFRIRLAPSLTSLRLIADCPDGYHKSSGALLVGDPWVAEVTNSKGEIILEQLPCAKEEVEMIGKILNITPITGRQATKGEVLKRISSVSLVHFAAHGCMETGQIALTPDPDRRSTVPTEEDYILTIGDVLNVQLRAKLVVLSCCHSGQGEVKAEGVVGIARAFMGAGARSVVVSLWAIDDEATLEFMKCFYQHLAEGKPASKSLNLAMKSLRESDEFRDIKYWAPFLLIGDDITLDFMA